Within the Pseudomonas chlororaphis subsp. aurantiaca genome, the region CCAGACTTGAACACATGGGGTTCAATCGCTTACCAGAAACCGCACGGCGACCAGCATGGCTGCGTTTCTTGCTGCAATTTCACAACATTCTAATTTATGTGCTTCTCGGATCTGCGGTGATCACCGCGATACTGCACCATCTGTGGGATACGGTGGTGATTCTTGCGGTGGTTATTGCCAACGCAATCATTGGCTATGTCCAGGAAGGCAAGGCAGAAAAAGCCATGGACGCTATTCGGCAGATGTTGGCACCGCACGCAGCGGTACTTCGTGCAGGAGAACGCCTGAGCGTTGTGGGCGAAGAGTTGGTGCCTGGCGATATCGTATTGCTGGAGGCCGGAGACAAGGTTCCTGCTGATCTACGCTTGCTGCACGCGAACAGACTACAGATTCAAGAAGCAATTCTTACTGGTGAATCCATACCCGTAGAAAAACACACTGAACCCGTACCCCTAGGAGCGGCGCTGGGTGATCGCACCTGTATGGCGTTCAGCGGTACGCTCGTGACTTGCGGACAAGCAAAAGGGGTTGTAGTCGCGACCGCTGCAGGAACCGAAATTGGACGTATCAGTTGCCTGCTGTCACAAGTAAAAACGCTGACCACGCCGCTGGTGCAGCAAATGAACGTATTTGCGCGCTGGCTGACAATCCTGATCCTGTTAATCGGCGGCCTGTTGCTCATGTTCGGCCATTATGTCGGACACTATGAATTCACCGACATATTCATGGTCGTGGTGGGGATGTCGGTAGCGGCGATACCAGAAGGGTTGCCGGCCGTCCTTACTATCACGCTGGCTGTCGGCGTTCGGGCAATGGCTTGCCGCAATGCCATTGTACGTCGCTTGCCTGCCATCGAAACGCTGGGCTCGGTATCAGTCATCTGCACTGACAAAACGGGTACTCTCACCCGTAACGAGATGATGGTAGCGTCGGTAGTAACAAGTGATCTCACCTTCACGGTCGATGGTGCTGGTTATCAGCCAGTGGGAAACATGAACCTTGCTGATCATCTGATCGACACATCGAATCACCCGACATTGGCGGAGCTAGGGCGAGCCGCCAGTCTTTGCAACGATGCTGTGTTGAGCCTGCATGGGGACGTATGGCGAGTCGAAGGAGACCCGATGGAGGGTGCCTTGCTGGCGTTTTCCGGAAAAACCGGAATTGATAGCAATGAAGAGCGTCGTACCTGGACCCGCACCGATGCCATCCCATTTGATGCGAAACATCGCTTTATGGCGACGCTGCATCACAACCATGAGCGGCATGCCTCAATTTACGTGAAAGGTGCGCCAGAGCAGATTCTGGCAATGTGCACGCAACAACGGGTCAAAGGAGGGGGGATTGACCGACTCAATGTTGCCTATTGGCACGAACAGGCAAATACCATTGCTAGAAAAGGGCAGAGGGTATTGGCATTTGCAATGAGATCAGTACGGCCCGAACACACCGTTCTGGAATTTGGTGACGTACACAAAACGTTAACCTTGCTAGGCATGGTCGGAATGATTGACCCACCTCGACCAGAGACGATACAGGCAGTTAGGCAATGCCAGATGGCGGGCATTGTAGTGAAAATGATCACCGGCGATCACGCCGGCACTGCCTCCGCTATCGGCAGTCAGATTGGTCTGCAAAATTCCGACAGGGTACTGACCGGTATCGATCTAGACACCATGAACGATGCAACCCTCAAGGAGGCGGTAAAGGACGTCAATATCTTCGCTCGCACCAATCCAGAACATAAACTCAGGCTGGTGATGTTACTGCAATCGAATGGCATGACCGTCGCCATGACCGGCGATGGAGTCAACGACGCACCGGCGCTAAAGCGTGCCGATGCCGGAATCGCCATGGGAGGAAAAGGCAGCGAAGCTGCCAAGGAAGCCGCAGATTTGGTGCTGGCAGATGACAACTTCGCGTCCATTGTGGCAGCGGTTCGCGAAGGGCGGACTGTCTACGACAACATCAAGAAAGTGCTGAGTTGGACGCTACCCACCAATGCTGGCGAGACCATGACTATTATTGTCGCGCTGCTTTTGGGTATTACGCTGCCGGTGACGCCGATACAGATTCTGTGGGTCAATCTGATTACCGCGGTGACACTTGGCATCGCGCTCGCGTTCGAGCCTACCGAAGAAAACACCATGCGCAGACCACCCCGTTCACGTAAAGAGCCACTGATAAGCGGTGCATTGGTTTGGCATATGGTGCTTGTTTCTATTCTGTTTCTCTGCGGCGTTTACGGCATCTTTTCGTATGCACTCGACCGTGGCTACTCAACGGAGTTGGCCCGAACCATCGCGGTGAACACGTTAGTCGTGATGGAAATATTCCATCTGTTCTTCATTCGCAATCTCTACGGCACATCGCTTACCTGGAAGGGCATTCGTGGCACCAAGGTCGTGTGGATGACCGTCGCGGTGGTTACCTTTGCTCAGTTCGTCATTACGTATGCACCTCCTCTGCAAAAGGTTTTTGCAACGGAAGCGATTCCCTTCGTTGATGGCCTACTGATCATCGGCGTTGGTATTGCGCTCTTTGCCATTATTGAGATCGAAAAACAGATTCGAATCCGTTTGTCCGAGTAGAGCCCGGTTGCAAGCTGGCCCCATACTATTGAGGTGCAATCTGTAACTGCTCCCCTTAAGCCGCAAGGTGGTTCGCTTGGGGAAAGCTTGCTGGACAAGCACCTTCAGGCCACTGAAAAAAGGATCTAGAAATGCATAAAATTCTTGTTGCTGTCGACGGATCCGAACATTCAGAGCGCGCAGTGCTTTACCTCATCGGACTGATCCAGGATGGCGGATTGCTGGGAGGAAGTGTTGAGGTACACTTGGTGAATGTGCAGCCCCTTTTACCGACACGAATCGCACAAGACATAGCGGGGGATGAGCTTGATCGCTACTACGATCACAAAAGTACTGAAGAATCACAAAAGGCTGTGGCGCTTCTGAAACAAGAAGGCATTGCATTCACATTCCACACATTGTTGGGCGACGCGGCTAGCAAAATTGTAGCGGCTTCACAGTCCTTGGGATGTGATAGCATCATTTTAGGTTCACATGGCAACGGTTTCCTGGCAGGAATCTTTCTGGGCTCCGTTGCAACCAAGGTGATTCAACTCTCCAGTATCCCAATCACCTTAGTCAAATAATGGATAGTGAGTTGCTCGTTGATAGCCTGATCATTACTACGTTATCAAAAGCAGCTATTCGGTAGATGCTTTGACTGAAGCTCATCCATAACGGCTGCTATATCACCCTGCTGAGAGGGGGATCTTGTTGATAAATTTTGAATTGAATATGCTCTCGACAAAGTTCTCATATCGAGTAGCCTAGAATTTAGCATCAAGCAAATCGCTAGGTGAATACAGCCAGCTACTGCTTATGTATTATTGCTTCGTCCGTATTATGGGCGGGGTCGCGTCGGCACCCGAAAGGGTGGTCGGTCCTTGTGGTCGGCACGCCAACCTTCGCGGCTTTGCCCACCCCCTTTGGACTGGGAGCAGATTCCCGTATCTCCGACAACTAAGTTTCGCAATCGAACCTAGCTCTCATCAGTACGATCATGACAACCTTGAAGACGGCCCGCCGTTAGGGTTCAAAATACGTGTGGCATGTTTATCGAGCGCAGTAGATTTCCTTGTCGCGACATAAGTTCGGATACTAAATGAAATTACTGCTACATCCAGCCAGGGTTGTCGCTCTGGTTTTCTTGGCCGCGATACTGGCCGGCACAGCTATTCTGATGCTGCCGATTTCCCACGCCGAGGGTATCGTTACCCCTTGGGTGACTGCCTTCTTCACCGCAGTATCTGCCGTCTGCGTTACTGGGCTAGTAGTGGTGGACACTGGTACGTACTGGTCGACCTTCGGCCAGTTGGTGATTCTGCTACTGTTCCAACTCGGTGGCTTCGGCATCATGACGGTAGCGACCTTGCTGGGCTTGATGGTCAACCGAGGCTTTCGCCTACGCACCAAAATGGTCGCACAGTTCGAGTCTCGCTCATTAGGGTTGGGCGACATTGCCAGCGTGGCCAAGCTGGTTCTGGTGGTGACGTTCGCCTTGGAACTCCTCGTGACCCTGTGGCTCACCCTCAGATTACACCTGACCTATGACCTATCATGGGCCGATGCTGCGTGGAGCGGCCTATTTCATGCAGTATCTGCATTCAATAACGCCGGCTTCTCCATTCATTCCGACAGCCTGATGCGCTACGCCTCGGATGCTTCGATCCTACTGCCGGTCATGGCTGCGATCATTATCGGTGGCATAGGCTTTCCCGTGCTGTATGACTTGCGCAGCAGGTTCAACGACTCCCGTCATTGGTCGCTTCATACCAAACTCACCCTGGCTGGAACGGCAATCCTGCTGCTGGGCGGTTTTTTCACGCTTTTGCTGTTCGAGTGGTCCAACTCGGCAACCCTCGGCCCCATGCCAGTGGCCGATAAAATGCTCTCGGCGGCATTTGCTGCCGTTTCTGCGCGTACCGCCGGCTTCAACTCCATAGATATTGGCGCGTTGACCCGTGAAAGCTGGGCATTGCACTACTTCCTGATGTTCGTCGGGGGGGGCAGCGCGGGAACCGCAGGTGGCGTCAAAGTCGGTACTGTTGCCATCCTGATTTTACTAATCATCGCCGAAATTCGTGGCCATAGTGACAGCGAGGCATTTGGCCGACGAGTCAGCGCCTCAGCCCAGCGTCAGGCCATCACGGTACTCGTGCTGGGCAGCTCCTTGATCGTACTGGGGACGCTCTTTATCTTGCGTGGAACAGATTTCCCCACCGACCAAGTCATATTCGAGGTCATCTCGGCATTTGGTACGGTCGGCTTGTCCACCGGCATCACCGCCGACCTCCCAGAGTCGAGCCAACTGATGCTGACGCTGCTGATGTATATCGGGCGAGTCGGCACTATCACACTTGCGGCGTCACTGGCCCTGGGCGAGCACCGCATGCCCTACCGCTACCCAGAGGAGCATCCAATTGTTGGCTAAGTTTCTGTTTACCGAACAGTTTGCCTTTTCCAAGGGCGATAGCGTGGTGGTCATCGGTCTCGGCCGCTTCGGCGGCTCCGTGGCCCAATCGCTGATGCGGCTCGGTCACGATGTGATGGGCATCGACCGAGACGCCGAGCCTGTCCATGACTGGGCCGATCTCTTGACTCATGCGGTCCAGGCCGACTCCACCAACCTGATGGTCTTGCGCCAGCTAGGCGTTGCCGACTTCGCACACGCCATCGTAGGGATAGGCACCGATCTGGCAGCTAGCCTGATGACCATCATGGCGCTGACCGAACTGGGTATCCAGGATATCTGGGTCAAGGCCCTGACGGCCGAACATGGGCAGATAGCCCAGCGAATTGGCGCCCATCATGTCGTCTACCCGGAGAAGGATATGGGGGAGCGAGTCGCCCAGCTCATTACTGGGCGGATGATCGATTTCATTGAGTTTGACGATGGTTTTGCCATCGCCAAGATTCACGCCCCCCCGCCTAGCCACAACAGCACACTGGCCGACGGCAATATCCGTGAAAAATTCGGCGTGACAGTTGTGGGGGTGAAGCGCGCCAATCAAGACTTCCTCCATGCCACCCCTAGCACCCTGATCCTGCCGGGTGATCTGTTAATCGTGTCCGGCCCGACCCACCTGATTCAGAAATTTGCGGGCCACTCGACATAGCCAGAGGAACACTGCCAGGCAGAGACGGGACAGTAGGGATAGTGCGTATGAACCGGGAGGGCACACACACCGACTCCGTTCCGCCGTCGTACCACGCATTCCTCGCTACCACGATAATCGGTTGAACCTGGCGAGCGTTGAGCAGGAAGCGAAAATGCTCGGCGATCTGCTCGGTGCTGTGTCCATTGGTGACGAAATCGCGCCGGTACTTAGCGCACTGGCTCGCGACAAGGGCGAGGATTTTGATGTCCTGCATTTTGCCTGTCATGGCAGTACCGACTACACGCAGGTATGGAACGCCGGACTGTTGCTCAATGTGGCGGGCAGTGACAAAACCACACTTCTGTCGGTGGCTTCAGTACAGACCTTCGCCAACCTGGCGGTCGATGGTCAGCGGCCGCTGATTTTCCTCAATGCCTGCCAGTCCAGGGTTACAGGTCGCACCCTATCGGGTGCCGGAGGACTGGCCCAGGCGTTCGTCCAGCGCGGCGCCGGGTTGTTCGTCGGCACGCTGTGGTCGATCGGCGACAGACCGGCGCAGGGCTTCGCCTCGCAGTTCTACGGCCAGCTCAAGGCCGGCCAAAGCGTCAGTCAGGTGTTGCGTGCCGCCCGTGAACAGGCCAAGCACGATCTCGACACGTCATGGCTGGCGTACACGGTCTACGGTCATCCCTACGCGCGTTTTTCACCATAACGAGGGGAGGGGGGAAAGTAGCGCCCGATACCGGACATTCTTTTGTCGCTGCGCTTGCATCGTGGACCCAAGGCCCGCAAGGAGCACCCAATGTGGCTTGACACACTTCAAGCACGTTAGACAACGCGCGGATCGACAGCGGGCGGCCCCGGTCTGAGATGAACAGATAGCGGTACGACAATTTCAGATGATGTGGCTCTCAAAGCGCCGGCGACATCTGCAAATACCGCCTCATCGCCTCAAAGTGGCATGCCAAGATGGCCTCATCGATGATCTCCACCAACTTGCACCAGCAACGGTACCCGCTGACCTGAAGAGAACCGGCACTGAATCAGCTTCATCTGCAGCCACCTCAGTTAAGGGCTAGCCATGAACACGGAGTACATGGCCCGTTAACAGAGTGGACGTCAGAAGCAGGTCTGTCGAATCAAGACCTTACGATCCTCATGAACATCTATGACATGACCTGTCGTTTAACAAGTGGGCGATGACAGATGTTCATAAGTCAGTCTGGCTCTTGTTCTAAAGACTTACAGGACGAAATCGTCGGGGTATTGTTCATCGATTTATGTTCATAGCGTGCTAGCCAGCAACCTCCGGCACGACGTATGACGATGTACGCTTCGCAGTTAGAAAAACGCATCGGGGCTACGGGCTTGCCGCTAGAGGACTGCAGCGCTGAGCCCCATCCACTGGATATCCTTCAAGAAGGCTTAGGTGATCAAAAATGGCATATCGCCGCCATGGTATTCTCCCGATCCAGTTGGGGAGGTGAGATTTTCCAAGCTCCCGTATCGACGTTTCAGGATGGAAGTCAGGGGCAGGGCCGATGTATCGATCAATGCTGAGTCGCATCAAACGCAATTGGATGGCGCTGTCCATAGGCAGTCGAGCCGCAGTAACCGCCTTCAGCGCTGCGCGGAGGCCAGCAAACTCCCTCGGATCGTTCGAGCCGTTGACTCCTGTACTCTTGGAGGACAAGGGATTCAAGCGCTATGAAGAGGAGCTACTCAAAGGTCTCCAGAATAAAGAAGTCCTCAACATCGCAGTCACTGGCGGCTACGGGGCAGGCAAGAGCAGTGTGCTCAAGACGTTTTTAGAGCGGCATCCAGAATTCCCGCACGCCCTGGTGTCCTTGGCGACCTTCAGCGAAACCAAACCATCGCCCAGCAAATTTGGTACGTCGATCGAATCAGTTGGTGAGGCAACAGCCGTCCCGTCAGCGAACATAGCAACTACTCCTCCGACGCCTGACCTTATGAATCGGATCGAAGAGACCATAGTGCAGCAGCTTCTCTATTCGGTGCCGGCGTCAAAGCTACCCAAAACCCGGCTCAAACGTATTGTTCAGGCATCCGGGCTCGCAGTCTATCTGCACACCGTATTGCTGATTTGCCTGTTGGCCAGCGTTCTGCGCTTCTGCCTTCCCTCGATCGAGAAGCGTACAGACGTTGAAGTGAAGTGGCTGGTCGACGGCCTAAATGCGATTCCAGAGTGGTTGGCCATCGGATGCATCCTTGGGAGTGGAATCTATCTGCTGTACTCAGGGCTTAGATTCATCTCAATGTTCAGCATCGACGGCCTGACGCTCAAGGGTGGGAAGCTTGAAGCCACACACCATGGCTCTGTGCTGCACAAGAACGTCGACGAGATCATCTATTGCTTCGAGCGAAGCGACATTCGGGTCGTGGTGATTGAAGACCTGGATCGCTTCGATACCCAAGACATCTTTTTTCGGCTACGCGAAATCAACTTCACAATTTGCCAGTCCCCGCAAGTGCGTCGACCAGTGCACTTTATCTACGCCATCCGCGATGAACTGTTCACCGTTACCGACAAGACAAAATTCTTTGATCTCATCATCCCGATCATCCCAGTGGTCAATTCTGAGAATTCGCGTGAGAAGCTGAACGAGCTCATGAGGAGCAGAGCTGTAGGTGAAGCAGTCCTTGGAGCCAAGCTGGATCCGGCAGTGGTCGAGACGGTCTGCTATTACGTAGATGAGATGAGGCTCATCAAAAATATTGTCAATGAATACGATATCTACTCGAGTCTGCTGGCAAATGATGGCCTGGAACTCAACCCGAACAAGCTGTTCGCCATCGTGGTGCTCAGGAACCTTCACCCCGAGGCCTATGCTGAGCTGCTCAAGCGCCGGGGCGCGATCCACTCGGTGCTTGCAGGCTTTCAGGACTGGGTAAAACGGCAAGTAGTGGCGCTCCAAGGTGAGATTGAAATGCTTCGCGAGAACCTCACACGCAAGCAAGCGGAGGTAGCCAAAAGCGTTACCGAACTTCGCGTGTGCTTCTGGTTCGAAATCATCAACCGGGCGAATCTGGAGCGGGCCAACCGGATCAGATGCGATCAGAGTTCGGCCTTTACTTTACCTACGTTTGTAGGTGATGACGCCTTCGCAATCGTTACCCAATCCAGGCGACTTCAACCAGTCTTACAACTAGAGAATTACGGCCCTAGCGAGCAAGGCGGGCAAGTTGATCTCAAGCAAGCGCTTGAGGCGTTTGATTATCAAGCTCGTGCCGCACGACTCGAGCAGTCATTTGATGACCTTGAGGAAGAAATCACCCAGCTCCTTAAGCAGGTGACACGCCTCAAGACCATCCCTTTCCGTGAGGCTGTGAAGGATGGCTATAGCGACGTGGTAGCTGTGGGGCTCCAGGGCCTTGAAGTCGTCATCTACCTGATGCGTAAAGGGCTGCTCGATACCGATTATGTGGACTACCTGGGGTATTTCTACGAAGGCTCAATCACCCAGGCCGACAAGAATTTCATCCTGGCGATGACCAGAGGCGAAGTGCTGGACGTGGCAACGGTGCTGGACGATCCAGAACGCGTTTTGAGTAAGCTCGACGTCGACGCTATGGACGCCGGCCGAGGGCTGATTGCCAATGTGATCAAGACGCTGGCGCGCCATCGTGACACCCAGTTCGTCGAGCAAGCCAGGCTAAAGCTCGCGACGATTTTCAAAAGTGCACACGCCCGTTTAGAACGATTCGCCGAAGCGATGGAGCTTATTGTCGCAGAGCCTGGTGATGGCAAGACGCGCACTGTCCAAGCGCTTCTGGAAATCGATCAGCACCTAATCCTCCAGTTGCTCAAATCCGAGCGTTTTCAACCCAATCACACGAGAGCCGGTCTTATCTGCACCTTTCTGGATACCCTGACGGAAGAGCAGATAGCAGGTATGAAGGATCGACAAGGGTTGCTGCTTAAGGCGATCAATGCCTTGCCCAACGTTGCCGAGCTCGTCCCGCAGCTTGAGAACCCGTTCAATGGTTGGAAGTGGCTGAGAAGCAAGCCTGCCCAGTTTGACAGCCTTAACGAAACGACCGACGCGACGATACTGCGCAAGCTGGTTGAACTAGGATGCCTCAAGCTTTCGATTCCAATGCTGAAACTGGTCATGGTGCGGCTGGCTAATGCTCCTCTGACAGACAGCCCCGTTACATACCAGGGCTTGCTTTCGCTCGAGCTGGCAGGATTCGCTGACCAGGTTAAGCAGATGCCAGATGCATTTGTAGATGAGCTGTTGAGCCAGCAACAAATACTGCCTGAATCCGAAAGTTCGCTTGTGACGCTGTTGGATTATTGTCAGCCGGATCAAAAGCAGATGGAGGCGTTACTGACCTTCACGGACTGCAAAATCTCAGATCTCGAACCTATACCTCATTCGCTCTGGATCAGGCTCCTCGAAGACGATAGGATCGAACCTGTCAGCGCTGCGGCCTGGACCTTCCTCGAGCGGAGATATCGTCCTGATGAAAGTGCTGAGGCGACTGAGGAAAACGGGGTCAACACCGAGGCGCTGGCTGCCATTCAGGAGGCATTTCTGCAATACGTCAATCGACACGCTGAAGCGTTGGGTAGGACGCTATGGGAGGGCGATGAAGATGACCAAAGAGCACTGCAACGCTTTTTTCTCCAAAGCGCAACCATCAGTAATACGACGCTGCGGTCGGTATTCCAAGGCGTGAACCTGTCGCCGGAAGTCGTGCTCAACTCGAACATTTCTGCCACCCGCTGGGCCTACATTGCCTATAACAGCACTGTTCCTTATACACCAAAGATCCACTCTGCACTTGTCAGGGCAGCCGGCAATTTGGAGGGTGCTTATATTCAGCACCGGTGGACGGTTGCGCGGGACATACTTGACCTGGACGCATTGCCAATTAAGGTGGTGCATGAAGTCAGCCGAAATGGTAGGGCCACACTGGAAGATACGCTTCGGATGTGGGCGGGTATTTCGTTTGATGCCTATCCCACTTGCGAAGGCGCAACAGTGGAGCTGGCCAAGGTGTGCGGTCATGCCAACGCTCAAGGTGCACGTTTCAAGGCTGACTACCTGAGTGTGCTCGTTCAGATCGCTCAGGTGGGCGACCTGGAGCGAGAAGAGCGCGTGGAGGTTGTCATTCAGGCGCTGGCGCTGAATGGCGCCTGGGAGCAGATAGTACCGGCCCTTGACCTCCTTGATAGCGCGTACCTAAAACTAGCTAAATCGGGAAAAGTGGTGCTGCCGACAGCGGGTGAAGACCGACGCTTGGTCGAGGCCTTGCAGGGCCGAGGCTTTGTCAGCTCAAAGAAGTTCGAAGACAAACGTACCGTTGCATATGGCAAGCCCAGCGCGATTCGGGCGGCGCTCGGATCCGCTGGGTGGCTGACTTAGCTCTACAAGGGTTTACCGGTGGCGCAGTGGGACTTCGTTCTTTCCACTTGTCGACGTCAAGTTTGGATCTATCAGCAGCTTGGATAGGTGCAGTCCCATTGCCTGCTGGTTAGCATTGGGACAGAAGCGTTCAACTCAGCATCTGGAAAAGCGCTGGATAAAAAGCTGTCTTGGGATCACGCAGGCACCATGCTGCATTCGTGATGGGGCTCAGTGATCCAAACCCCATGGACATCC harbors:
- a CDS encoding TrkH family potassium uptake protein — protein: MKLLLHPARVVALVFLAAILAGTAILMLPISHAEGIVTPWVTAFFTAVSAVCVTGLVVVDTGTYWSTFGQLVILLLFQLGGFGIMTVATLLGLMVNRGFRLRTKMVAQFESRSLGLGDIASVAKLVLVVTFALELLVTLWLTLRLHLTYDLSWADAAWSGLFHAVSAFNNAGFSIHSDSLMRYASDASILLPVMAAIIIGGIGFPVLYDLRSRFNDSRHWSLHTKLTLAGTAILLLGGFFTLLLFEWSNSATLGPMPVADKMLSAAFAAVSARTAGFNSIDIGALTRESWALHYFLMFVGGGSAGTAGGVKVGTVAILILLIIAEIRGHSDSEAFGRRVSASAQRQAITVLVLGSSLIVLGTLFILRGTDFPTDQVIFEVISAFGTVGLSTGITADLPESSQLMLTLLMYIGRVGTITLAASLALGEHRMPYRYPEEHPIVG
- a CDS encoding potassium channel family protein, which encodes MLAKFLFTEQFAFSKGDSVVVIGLGRFGGSVAQSLMRLGHDVMGIDRDAEPVHDWADLLTHAVQADSTNLMVLRQLGVADFAHAIVGIGTDLAASLMTIMALTELGIQDIWVKALTAEHGQIAQRIGAHHVVYPEKDMGERVAQLITGRMIDFIEFDDGFAIAKIHAPPPSHNSTLADGNIREKFGVTVVGVKRANQDFLHATPSTLILPGDLLIVSGPTHLIQKFAGHST
- a CDS encoding YobI family P-loop NTPase, translated to MLSRIKRNWMALSIGSRAAVTAFSAARRPANSLGSFEPLTPVLLEDKGFKRYEEELLKGLQNKEVLNIAVTGGYGAGKSSVLKTFLERHPEFPHALVSLATFSETKPSPSKFGTSIESVGEATAVPSANIATTPPTPDLMNRIEETIVQQLLYSVPASKLPKTRLKRIVQASGLAVYLHTVLLICLLASVLRFCLPSIEKRTDVEVKWLVDGLNAIPEWLAIGCILGSGIYLLYSGLRFISMFSIDGLTLKGGKLEATHHGSVLHKNVDEIIYCFERSDIRVVVIEDLDRFDTQDIFFRLREINFTICQSPQVRRPVHFIYAIRDELFTVTDKTKFFDLIIPIIPVVNSENSREKLNELMRSRAVGEAVLGAKLDPAVVETVCYYVDEMRLIKNIVNEYDIYSSLLANDGLELNPNKLFAIVVLRNLHPEAYAELLKRRGAIHSVLAGFQDWVKRQVVALQGEIEMLRENLTRKQAEVAKSVTELRVCFWFEIINRANLERANRIRCDQSSAFTLPTFVGDDAFAIVTQSRRLQPVLQLENYGPSEQGGQVDLKQALEAFDYQARAARLEQSFDDLEEEITQLLKQVTRLKTIPFREAVKDGYSDVVAVGLQGLEVVIYLMRKGLLDTDYVDYLGYFYEGSITQADKNFILAMTRGEVLDVATVLDDPERVLSKLDVDAMDAGRGLIANVIKTLARHRDTQFVEQARLKLATIFKSAHARLERFAEAMELIVAEPGDGKTRTVQALLEIDQHLILQLLKSERFQPNHTRAGLICTFLDTLTEEQIAGMKDRQGLLLKAINALPNVAELVPQLENPFNGWKWLRSKPAQFDSLNETTDATILRKLVELGCLKLSIPMLKLVMVRLANAPLTDSPVTYQGLLSLELAGFADQVKQMPDAFVDELLSQQQILPESESSLVTLLDYCQPDQKQMEALLTFTDCKISDLEPIPHSLWIRLLEDDRIEPVSAAAWTFLERRYRPDESAEATEENGVNTEALAAIQEAFLQYVNRHAEALGRTLWEGDEDDQRALQRFFLQSATISNTTLRSVFQGVNLSPEVVLNSNISATRWAYIAYNSTVPYTPKIHSALVRAAGNLEGAYIQHRWTVARDILDLDALPIKVVHEVSRNGRATLEDTLRMWAGISFDAYPTCEGATVELAKVCGHANAQGARFKADYLSVLVQIAQVGDLEREERVEVVIQALALNGAWEQIVPALDLLDSAYLKLAKSGKVVLPTAGEDRRLVEALQGRGFVSSKKFEDKRTVAYGKPSAIRAALGSAGWLT
- a CDS encoding CHAT domain-containing protein, with the translated sequence MNLASVEQEAKMLGDLLGAVSIGDEIAPVLSALARDKGEDFDVLHFACHGSTDYTQVWNAGLLLNVAGSDKTTLLSVASVQTFANLAVDGQRPLIFLNACQSRVTGRTLSGAGGLAQAFVQRGAGLFVGTLWSIGDRPAQGFASQFYGQLKAGQSVSQVLRAAREQAKHDLDTSWLAYTVYGHPYARFSP
- a CDS encoding universal stress protein, which encodes MHKILVAVDGSEHSERAVLYLIGLIQDGGLLGGSVEVHLVNVQPLLPTRIAQDIAGDELDRYYDHKSTEESQKAVALLKQEGIAFTFHTLLGDAASKIVAASQSLGCDSIILGSHGNGFLAGIFLGSVATKVIQLSSIPITLVK
- a CDS encoding cation-transporting P-type ATPase — encoded protein: MKQVVDTVAEQAPIPMHPAAWHTLPAEQVTSLLGVGEHVGLGSAEVQARLEHMGFNRLPETARRPAWLRFLLQFHNILIYVLLGSAVITAILHHLWDTVVILAVVIANAIIGYVQEGKAEKAMDAIRQMLAPHAAVLRAGERLSVVGEELVPGDIVLLEAGDKVPADLRLLHANRLQIQEAILTGESIPVEKHTEPVPLGAALGDRTCMAFSGTLVTCGQAKGVVVATAAGTEIGRISCLLSQVKTLTTPLVQQMNVFARWLTILILLIGGLLLMFGHYVGHYEFTDIFMVVVGMSVAAIPEGLPAVLTITLAVGVRAMACRNAIVRRLPAIETLGSVSVICTDKTGTLTRNEMMVASVVTSDLTFTVDGAGYQPVGNMNLADHLIDTSNHPTLAELGRAASLCNDAVLSLHGDVWRVEGDPMEGALLAFSGKTGIDSNEERRTWTRTDAIPFDAKHRFMATLHHNHERHASIYVKGAPEQILAMCTQQRVKGGGIDRLNVAYWHEQANTIARKGQRVLAFAMRSVRPEHTVLEFGDVHKTLTLLGMVGMIDPPRPETIQAVRQCQMAGIVVKMITGDHAGTASAIGSQIGLQNSDRVLTGIDLDTMNDATLKEAVKDVNIFARTNPEHKLRLVMLLQSNGMTVAMTGDGVNDAPALKRADAGIAMGGKGSEAAKEAADLVLADDNFASIVAAVREGRTVYDNIKKVLSWTLPTNAGETMTIIVALLLGITLPVTPIQILWVNLITAVTLGIALAFEPTEENTMRRPPRSRKEPLISGALVWHMVLVSILFLCGVYGIFSYALDRGYSTELARTIAVNTLVVMEIFHLFFIRNLYGTSLTWKGIRGTKVVWMTVAVVTFAQFVITYAPPLQKVFATEAIPFVDGLLIIGVGIALFAIIEIEKQIRIRLSE